Proteins from a genomic interval of Roseinatronobacter monicus:
- a CDS encoding IS630 family transposase (programmed frameshift), translating into MTRGCKPKYVVRLTTEEREHLEGMIRTGRQAAYRLLKARILLKADVSSDGPGWEDARIAEALETSLSTVFRTRRQLVEEGLEATLARKVPASLSQPRIFDGQAEAKLIALACSEPPEGYTHWTLRLLEKRVVELGIVEQASDTTIQRTLKKNALKPHRNRYWVIPPKANAGFVAAMENVLDVYTRPHDQNRPLVCLDETSKQLTRETRTPIPMQPGREARHDYEYERAGVASLFMLFAPLEGWRHVEIRDRRTAIDYAHILRDLADLHFPYAEKIDLVQDNLNTHNPASLYEAFPPAQARRIAQRFEWHYTPKHGSWLNIAECELSVLARQCLARRIPDKTMLKAEVDAWTTNRNSQRAKTNWQFTTQDARTKLIRLYPQIE; encoded by the exons ATGACAAGAGGGTGCAAGCCGAAGTATGTAGTTCGACTGACGACAGAGGAGCGTGAACACCTTGAAGGGATGATCAGAACGGGTCGGCAAGCCGCCTACAGACTGCTGAAGGCGCGGATTTTGCTGAAGGCGGATGTGTCCTCTGATGGCCCGGGATGGGAAGATGCGCGCATTGCCGAGGCATTAGAGACCAGTCTCTCGACTGTTTTCCGCACCCGGCGCCAACTTGTGGAGGAAGGGCTTGAGGCGACTTTAGCGCGCAAAGTTCCAGCGTCGCTTTCACAACCTCGGATCTTCGATGGGCAAGCCGAGGCCAAGCTGATCGCGCTTGCCTGTTCCGAACCACCCGAAGGATATACGCACTGGACACTCAGGTTGTTGGAAAAGCGGGTTGTCGAACTGGGCATTGTTGAGCAGGCCAGTGATACCACAATCCAACGCACGCTTA AAAAAAACGCGCTCAAACCGCACCGGAACCGGTACTGGGTAATCCCACCCAAAGCCAACGCTGGTTTCGTGGCGGCCATGGAGAATGTGCTGGACGTCTACACCCGTCCACACGATCAAAACCGTCCGCTGGTTTGTCTGGACGAGACCAGCAAACAATTGACCCGTGAGACCCGCACACCCATTCCCATGCAGCCAGGGCGCGAGGCGCGCCATGACTACGAATATGAACGCGCAGGTGTCGCCAGCCTGTTCATGTTATTCGCTCCTCTGGAGGGCTGGCGCCACGTCGAGATACGCGATCGACGCACTGCCATCGATTATGCCCATATCCTGCGCGATCTGGCTGATCTCCACTTTCCCTATGCCGAAAAGATCGATCTCGTGCAGGATAATCTGAACACCCACAACCCTGCATCGCTGTACGAGGCTTTCCCGCCTGCCCAAGCGCGCCGCATCGCACAACGGTTCGAATGGCACTACACGCCAAAACATGGGTCTTGGCTCAACATCGCTGAATGTGAACTCAGCGTCCTCGCTCGCCAATGTCTGGCCCGGCGCATCCCGGACAAAACTATGCTGAAGGCCGAAGTCGATGCATGGACAACAAATCGCAACTCCCAACGCGCCAAAACCAACTGGCAGTTCACAACTCAAGACGCGCGCACAAAGCTTATCCGGCTTTATCCGCAAATCGAGTGA
- a CDS encoding IS630 family transposase (programmed frameshift), producing MGKCGPAVKYVVRLDAEERQQLEGIIRTGRGAAYRLLKARILLKADVSTENCGWDDAQISEALETSLSTVYRTRRQLVEEGLEAALARKTQSTPPPRIFDGEKEAKLIALACSEPPKGYARWSLRLLEKRVVELGIVDQASDSTIGRTLKKNALKPHKSRYWVIPPKASAAFVAAMEDVLTVYTRPYDPARPLVCLDETSKQLTKETRAPIPMRPGQPARSDYEYERNGVASLFMVFAPHEGWRHVAVRARRTAVDYAHVLKELADIHFAKADKIDLVQDNLNTHRRASLYEAFPPAEAKRIADRFDWHYTPKHGSWLNIAECELSVLARQCLDRRIPDHATLETEVAAWTQNRNNAQAKTNWHFTTKDARTKLLYLYPQIA from the exons ATGGGCAAATGTGGACCCGCTGTGAAATATGTTGTTCGTCTGGATGCTGAAGAGCGCCAACAACTGGAAGGTATAATCCGCACGGGTCGTGGCGCGGCGTATCGGCTGCTCAAGGCGCGAATATTGTTGAAGGCGGATGTGTCCACGGAAAATTGCGGCTGGGATGACGCGCAGATATCTGAGGCGTTGGAGACCAGCCTTTCGACCGTCTATCGCACCCGTCGTCAACTTGTGGAAGAAGGGCTTGAGGCTGCTCTTGCACGCAAGACACAGTCAACACCGCCACCGAGGATCTTTGATGGGGAGAAAGAAGCAAAGCTGATCGCTCTGGCTTGCTCCGAACCTCCCAAAGGCTATGCGCGCTGGTCGTTGCGGCTCTTGGAAAAGCGCGTGGTTGAGTTGGGTATCGTAGATCAGGCCAGTGACAGCACGATCGGGCGCACGCTCA AAAAAAACGCTCTCAAACCGCACAAGAGCCGCTATTGGGTGATCCCCCCCAAAGCCAGCGCTGCTTTTGTCGCGGCCATGGAAGATGTGCTCACCGTCTACACACGCCCATACGACCCTGCGCGTCCGCTGGTCTGCCTGGACGAGACTTCCAAACAATTGACCAAAGAAACCCGCGCCCCCATCCCGATGCGACCGGGTCAGCCCGCGCGGTCTGACTATGAATACGAACGCAACGGCGTCGCCAGCTTGTTCATGGTATTCGCTCCGCATGAGGGCTGGCGCCATGTCGCCGTTCGGGCCAGACGCACCGCCGTCGACTATGCTCATGTTCTCAAAGAGCTGGCTGACATCCACTTTGCGAAGGCTGACAAGATTGATCTGGTTCAAGACAACTTGAACACCCATAGGCGCGCGTCTCTTTACGAAGCCTTTCCCCCGGCCGAAGCTAAACGCATCGCTGATCGCTTCGACTGGCATTACACGCCCAAACACGGGTCTTGGTTAAACATCGCGGAGTGCGAACTTAGTGTTCTGGCGCGCCAATGCCTCGATCGGCGCATTCCAGATCACGCTACTCTGGAAACAGAGGTTGCTGCTTGGACCCAAAATCGGAACAACGCACAAGCCAAAACCAACTGGCACTTCACCACCAAAGACGCCAGAACCAAACTCCTTTACCTTTACCCGCAAATCGCCTGA
- a CDS encoding DUF4123 domain-containing protein, which translates to MSVFLGFCHVSGGDAPSQLIAAAFCADRPEFEALVGAALAAQGYRLDWAEDVLPAGPWVGRHPSAGGAALARLVHEGRHVALGPMTPLGGVNAPQDEDQDWLHVEEIGPITPLDAQFGVHPKKSVPDALHDALFGQPEPSEAERAAVGDALPPLATYAVLDAAKMPYLLTSLLESSGLRYQSLFQGAAQEDLGEHAPYLVELKDGHDFTRRLFTGPNGIGGLWGKELGIFLRSRAGFDALRKHLRKFTRVQDEEGKWYYFRYWEGDRTCSLCMRLDHPTASTMLCLNGLPLRVIVAPSHQGACVFWLKLLAEPRPFRLPSDLLQDLRQQQGESFLRETLDWMKSHYTPLPPDDDVMASFRRALAPLSSVAIRSAYATRYALAGLALLEAHGKPLDAAMRKTLEQKDRDDARRAEEFLTMVQQHVRPGI; encoded by the coding sequence ATGAGTGTCTTTCTTGGCTTTTGCCATGTCAGCGGTGGGGATGCCCCGTCTCAGCTTATAGCCGCTGCCTTTTGCGCGGATCGCCCCGAGTTTGAGGCGCTTGTTGGTGCTGCGCTGGCGGCGCAGGGTTATCGGCTGGACTGGGCAGAGGATGTGCTGCCCGCAGGCCCATGGGTTGGCCGGCACCCTTCCGCAGGCGGGGCGGCGCTTGCACGTTTGGTACATGAGGGTCGCCACGTTGCCCTTGGGCCAATGACACCGCTGGGTGGGGTCAACGCGCCGCAGGATGAAGATCAGGACTGGCTGCATGTCGAAGAGATCGGCCCCATTACTCCGCTGGATGCGCAGTTTGGGGTGCATCCGAAGAAATCCGTCCCCGATGCCCTGCATGACGCGCTGTTCGGCCAGCCCGAGCCGAGCGAGGCCGAGCGCGCGGCTGTGGGCGACGCCCTGCCGCCTCTGGCCACCTATGCCGTTCTGGACGCGGCCAAGATGCCCTATCTGCTGACCAGCCTGCTGGAAAGTTCCGGCCTACGATATCAGTCGCTGTTTCAGGGCGCGGCGCAAGAAGACTTGGGCGAGCACGCGCCTTACCTTGTGGAACTGAAGGACGGCCACGACTTCACCCGCCGCCTGTTCACCGGACCCAACGGCATCGGCGGGCTGTGGGGGAAAGAACTGGGCATCTTCCTGCGCTCCCGCGCCGGGTTCGATGCCCTGCGCAAGCATCTGCGGAAGTTTACGCGCGTGCAGGATGAAGAGGGGAAGTGGTATTATTTCAGGTATTGGGAAGGTGACAGAACCTGCAGTCTATGCATGAGGCTGGATCATCCCACGGCCAGCACGATGCTGTGCCTGAATGGGTTGCCCCTCCGCGTTATCGTGGCTCCTTCACATCAGGGCGCTTGCGTGTTTTGGTTGAAGCTGTTGGCAGAACCCAGGCCTTTCCGGCTACCCAGTGATCTGCTGCAAGACCTTCGTCAGCAGCAAGGTGAATCCTTTTTGCGTGAAACGCTTGACTGGATGAAATCCCATTACACGCCCCTTCCACCCGATGATGATGTGATGGCGTCATTCAGGCGCGCATTAGCTCCGCTTTCAAGCGTTGCCATCAGATCGGCCTATGCAACGCGCTATGCGCTGGCGGGGCTGGCTTTGCTCGAAGCCCATGGCAAGCCCCTTGATGCAGCCATGCGAAAAACGCTTGAACAGAAAGATCGCGACGATGCCCGACGGGCTGAGGAGTTTCTGACGATGGTGCAGCAACATGTGAGGCCGGGTATATGA
- a CDS encoding ArdC family protein → MTKFDLYETVTNEIIASIEEGTPAWRKPWTGETGGAAFPLRSNGEGYRGINVLMLWLVASKRGYRSAYWFTYRQAKEAGAQVKRGEKGATVVKYGTVAREDEATGSEKAIPYLKSYTVFNAEQIEGLPASFYGTAAEEARDLGTKTDPELEAFFAATGAEIRTSEDPRAYYDLIGDFIHMPPVSTFHSAAGYFSTLAHETCHWTGASSRLDRFEKFNDCKAYAFEELIAEIGNCMVCAHLGLTPDFGQSGAYIKGWLR, encoded by the coding sequence ATGACAAAGTTTGATCTTTACGAGACCGTCACCAACGAAATCATCGCTTCCATTGAAGAGGGCACCCCCGCATGGCGCAAGCCGTGGACAGGTGAGACAGGTGGCGCAGCTTTTCCTTTGCGCTCCAATGGCGAAGGCTATCGCGGGATCAACGTGTTGATGCTTTGGCTGGTCGCATCCAAGCGCGGATATCGGAGCGCCTATTGGTTCACATATCGCCAAGCGAAAGAGGCAGGCGCACAAGTCAAGCGCGGCGAAAAGGGCGCAACCGTGGTCAAATATGGAACCGTTGCGCGTGAAGACGAGGCGACCGGCTCAGAAAAGGCCATTCCCTACCTGAAATCTTACACGGTATTCAACGCCGAGCAGATCGAAGGATTGCCCGCGTCATTCTATGGCACAGCAGCCGAGGAAGCGCGCGATCTTGGGACCAAGACGGACCCCGAGCTTGAGGCATTTTTTGCCGCAACAGGTGCAGAAATCCGCACCAGCGAAGACCCGCGCGCCTATTATGACCTGATCGGGGATTTTATCCATATGCCCCCTGTCAGCACGTTCCACAGCGCCGCCGGATATTTTTCAACCCTTGCCCATGAAACTTGTCATTGGACAGGCGCGTCAAGTCGCCTTGACCGGTTTGAGAAATTCAACGACTGCAAGGCGTATGCGTTTGAAGAACTGATCGCCGAGATCGGAAATTGCATGGTCTGCGCCCATCTTGGCCTGACCCCCGACTTTGGCCAGTCAGGGGCTTACATAAAGGGATGGTTGCGCTAA
- a CDS encoding SdpI family protein — protein MCDRTFRTGRTLSDEAVWYAVNANVGWTLVLSGLVSAAIIWRVFALDLNLSVKCLTATAPLIGSAILAVIVGTLS, from the coding sequence ATTTGCGACAGAACCTTCCGCACCGGCAGGACCTTGAGCGATGAAGCAGTGTGGTATGCGGTGAACGCGAATGTCGGCTGGACGTTGGTGCTTTCGGGGCTTGTTTCCGCTGCGATCATCTGGCGTGTTTTTGCCCTCGACCTCAACCTATCCGTCAAGTGCCTGACCGCAACAGCGCCTCTGATTGGCTCCGCCATTTTGGCCGTGATCGTCGGAACCTTAAGCTAA
- a CDS encoding site-specific integrase, which produces MTEAERFARDICDQYERWLRAERGLAEPSITALMWEARHFCKWLIQRNGKAGFADLSVRHIDAYMDIRAPGLARKSLKDVAERLRGFLRHLHRSKLHPDDLSGHVIAPLLYAYEGIPSVLTADQITEVLILAGQDNSPLGLRDHAILQLLAKYGLRSGEVGRLQIEDINWRSDTIRVHRSKSNATAVLPLMESVGEAILRYLRDGRPDTDMRTVFVRSRAPYQPMTAGGLYGVVKRRLAVAGIEPVGKRGPHVFRHARAVSMLRASTPRKIIGDVLGHRSPEATAPYLKLATEDLRSIAINLPGLEVKQ; this is translated from the coding sequence ATGACCGAAGCGGAGCGCTTCGCCCGCGATATCTGCGATCAGTATGAGCGATGGCTGCGGGCCGAACGCGGTCTCGCCGAGCCCTCGATCACGGCGCTGATGTGGGAGGCGCGCCATTTTTGCAAATGGCTCATCCAGCGAAATGGGAAAGCCGGTTTTGCCGATCTGAGCGTGCGCCACATCGATGCCTACATGGATATCAGGGCGCCTGGCCTGGCTCGCAAATCGCTCAAGGACGTGGCCGAACGGTTGCGTGGCTTCCTGCGACATCTACACCGGAGCAAGCTGCATCCGGATGATCTCTCGGGTCATGTGATTGCCCCGCTTCTCTACGCCTACGAGGGCATTCCGTCGGTCCTGACTGCGGATCAGATAACGGAGGTGCTTATACTTGCAGGGCAGGACAACTCGCCTTTGGGGTTGCGCGATCACGCGATCCTGCAGCTTCTTGCCAAGTATGGCCTTCGATCCGGTGAGGTCGGTCGCCTGCAGATCGAGGATATCAACTGGCGGTCGGATACCATTCGGGTGCATCGCTCCAAATCCAATGCCACGGCTGTGCTGCCCTTGATGGAATCCGTAGGGGAAGCGATCCTGCGTTACCTGCGGGACGGCCGTCCGGACACTGATATGCGCACCGTCTTCGTGAGAAGCCGTGCGCCTTATCAACCGATGACGGCAGGCGGCCTCTATGGTGTGGTCAAGCGACGTCTCGCAGTCGCCGGAATTGAACCGGTCGGCAAGCGTGGTCCTCATGTCTTCCGCCATGCCCGCGCGGTCAGCATGCTGAGGGCATCCACCCCGCGCAAGATCATTGGCGATGTGCTGGGCCATCGATCCCCGGAAGCGACAGCTCCCTATCTGAAGCTCGCCACCGAGGACTTGCGTTCGATTGCTATCAACCTTCCAGGTCTGGAGGTGAAGCAATGA
- a CDS encoding exonuclease domain-containing protein → MLLLKRQVNDWLSSQREGAARTVGASYAVVNPHTDFDAFNTRLHGIGPHHVRNAPGFDEVIDLLFPVLSRHHLVQHSNFDKQAVNAASRTYGRDAPDFRWIDSVTIARRAWPELKGNGGHGLGNLKKVLNLNFRHHDAGEDARAAAQVVLHAEAHMGVPFDELVAPKRKAYPSPVTRKGNAAGPYAGAVVVFTGALGLSREAAADLAAQSGMTVKAGVTRLTTYLVVGDQDLTVLGGHSKSSKHRKANEMQAAGHPIRIIGETIFKAMVGG, encoded by the coding sequence ATGTTGCTCTTGAAGCGGCAAGTTAACGATTGGTTATCTAGCCAACGAGAAGGTGCAGCCAGAACTGTCGGTGCCAGCTATGCTGTTGTAAACCCCCACACCGATTTCGATGCTTTCAACACTCGCCTGCACGGGATTGGCCCGCATCATGTCAGGAATGCCCCTGGATTTGATGAAGTGATTGACCTTCTTTTTCCAGTCTTGTCCCGCCATCATCTGGTTCAGCACAGCAATTTCGACAAACAGGCCGTGAATGCCGCCAGCCGCACCTACGGGCGTGATGCACCCGATTTCCGTTGGATCGACAGCGTGACCATCGCCCGCCGCGCCTGGCCCGAGTTGAAAGGCAATGGCGGGCATGGCTTGGGGAACCTCAAGAAAGTCCTGAACCTGAATTTCCGCCACCACGACGCAGGCGAAGACGCCCGCGCCGCCGCCCAGGTGGTCTTGCATGCCGAAGCGCATATGGGTGTGCCCTTTGATGAATTGGTCGCCCCGAAACGCAAGGCCTATCCGTCACCTGTCACCCGCAAAGGCAATGCCGCTGGCCCGTATGCCGGGGCAGTCGTGGTGTTCACCGGCGCACTGGGCCTGTCACGCGAAGCCGCGGCCGATCTTGCTGCACAATCCGGGATGACCGTGAAAGCCGGCGTCACCCGTCTGACCACCTATCTGGTGGTGGGGGACCAGGATCTGACCGTCCTTGGCGGGCATTCCAAAAGCAGCAAGCACCGTAAAGCTAACGAAATGCAGGCCGCAGGCCACCCGATCCGGATCATCGGCGAGACCATATTCAAGGCAATGGTGGGGGGATGA
- a CDS encoding IS6 family transposase produces MIDFKGAHYPKSVVLFAVFFYLRYPVSYRDLEEIMQERGVDVDHATLNRWVVKYSPLIAAKAQAKKRPTAISWRMDETYIKVKGKWMYHYRAVDRNGQTLDFMLSERRDKPAARRFFRRAIGNNGIPDRIVIDKSGANLAGLEAVNVTLKFTGTGQTIKILQVKYLNNILEQDHRFIKRITGRMLGFKAFHSASATLEGIETAHMIRKGQFGANGMTAFQQFAQLAA; encoded by the coding sequence ATGATTGACTTCAAGGGCGCACATTACCCGAAATCGGTGGTCTTGTTCGCAGTGTTTTTCTATCTACGCTACCCTGTGTCCTATCGTGACCTCGAAGAGATAATGCAGGAGCGCGGTGTCGATGTTGACCACGCAACCCTGAACCGTTGGGTGGTCAAGTACTCCCCATTGATTGCGGCAAAAGCTCAGGCGAAAAAGCGTCCGACGGCCATCTCTTGGCGGATGGATGAGACTTACATCAAGGTTAAGGGCAAGTGGATGTATCACTACCGCGCGGTGGACCGGAACGGCCAAACCCTTGATTTCATGCTATCTGAGCGGCGTGACAAGCCGGCGGCGCGGCGCTTCTTCCGACGTGCAATCGGCAACAACGGCATCCCCGACCGCATCGTTATCGACAAAAGTGGGGCAAATCTGGCGGGCCTGGAAGCCGTGAATGTGACCCTCAAATTCACAGGAACTGGGCAGACCATCAAGATCCTGCAGGTCAAATACCTGAACAATATCCTCGAGCAGGACCACCGGTTCATCAAGCGCATCACAGGTCGAATGCTCGGCTTCAAGGCATTCCATTCGGCGTCTGCTACGCTTGAAGGAATCGAGACCGCGCATATGATCCGTAAGGGACAATTCGGCGCCAACGGCATGACCGCATTCCAGCAGTTCGCCCAGCTCGCAGCATAA
- a CDS encoding IS4 family transposase — protein MVARTSTCLRRLAGGRRSGIVGFSRFLANPRVTAEAVIEGWGAELSQACAGRHILAIQDSSDFNFSTTKERSRGLGAIGKGSGRGVLLHAMLGVDAETGGILGLAAGRIWTRDGRVSVPHRARPLSEKESHRWLSTAEAAKTVLAQAHMVTEIGDRESDIYEKWARLPEPGFHILTRAMTDRSILEGGGKLSSAPLKLAGTAQVAMRARPGRPARTARLEARFGPVTIKRPANLARQPGLAETVEVSLIEVSEVNAPPGAEPISWRLLTTHKVEDADMAWRAVSWYRQRWHIEQFFRTLKQQGLQLEDSQLENAERLIKLTAIAARAACTIMQLVQARDGKSGQDAKIAFSSSEIQTLHALLPELEGKTALQKNPHPPETLAWAAWIIAKLGGWDGYPKSKPPGPITFRHGLQYFKSVSHGWKLRNV, from the coding sequence ATGGTGGCGCGCACGAGCACCTGTCTTCGGCGTCTGGCGGGTGGCCGCCGCAGTGGGATTGTCGGATTTTCGCGCTTTCTGGCCAATCCGCGCGTGACGGCTGAGGCGGTGATTGAAGGCTGGGGAGCGGAGCTTTCGCAAGCCTGCGCGGGGCGGCATATTCTTGCGATTCAGGACAGCAGCGACTTCAATTTCTCGACAACCAAAGAGCGCAGTCGCGGACTGGGTGCAATCGGCAAGGGGTCTGGGCGCGGTGTTTTGCTCCACGCGATGCTGGGTGTGGATGCCGAGACGGGTGGCATTCTGGGTTTGGCCGCGGGCCGGATATGGACACGCGATGGCCGCGTAAGTGTTCCCCACCGGGCCCGCCCCCTGTCCGAGAAGGAATCGCATCGGTGGCTGAGCACGGCAGAGGCTGCCAAGACAGTTCTGGCCCAGGCGCATATGGTGACTGAAATCGGCGATCGCGAGAGCGATATCTATGAGAAATGGGCACGATTGCCGGAGCCGGGCTTTCACATCCTGACCCGTGCCATGACGGATCGCTCAATCCTGGAAGGTGGCGGCAAGCTGTCCTCTGCCCCGCTGAAATTGGCAGGTACGGCACAAGTGGCGATGCGCGCACGCCCAGGGCGCCCGGCGCGCACCGCCAGACTTGAGGCCCGATTTGGCCCCGTTACGATCAAGCGTCCTGCCAATCTGGCCAGACAGCCGGGGCTGGCCGAGACGGTGGAGGTCAGCCTGATCGAAGTCAGCGAGGTGAATGCGCCACCGGGCGCCGAGCCCATCTCATGGCGGCTTTTGACCACTCACAAGGTCGAGGATGCGGACATGGCCTGGCGCGCGGTAAGCTGGTACCGGCAACGCTGGCATATCGAACAATTCTTCCGCACCCTGAAGCAACAGGGGTTGCAACTGGAGGACAGCCAACTGGAAAATGCCGAGCGGTTGATCAAGCTGACCGCGATTGCCGCCCGCGCGGCCTGCACCATCATGCAACTCGTTCAGGCGCGCGATGGCAAGTCCGGGCAAGACGCCAAAATCGCCTTCTCATCCTCCGAAATCCAGACCCTTCATGCTCTCCTGCCCGAACTCGAAGGCAAGACCGCGCTCCAGAAAAACCCTCACCCGCCGGAAACACTTGCCTGGGCCGCGTGGATCATCGCCAAGCTCGGCGGATGGGACGGCTACCCAAAATCCAAACCGCCAGGTCCAATTACATTCCGACATGGCCTACAATACTTCAAATCCGTCTCACACGGATGGAAACTCAGAAATGTGTGA